In one window of Chryseobacterium sp. JV274 DNA:
- a CDS encoding 2-isopropylmalate synthase: MDSEKIEIFDTTLRDGEQVPGCKLNTEQKLIIAERLDELGIDVIEAGFPISSPGDFESVSEISKLVRKAKVCGLTRANKKDIDTAAEALKFAKRPRIHTGIGTSDSHIKYKFNSTREDIIERAAEAVKYAKTYVEDVEFYAEDAGRTDNEYLAKVCEAVIKAGATVLNIPDTTGYCLPEEYGQKIKYLRENVKGIEKAVLSCHCHNDLGLATANSIAGAINGARQIECTINGLGERAGNTALEEVVMILKQHKDLNLHTNVNSRMLNEMSTMVSELMGMSVQPNKAIVGANAFAHSSGIHQDGVIKNRETYEIIDPAEVGVNASSIILTARSGRSALAYRFKHIGYEVTKNELDFLYKEFLKIADLKKEIDNDDLSMMMDSFSRKIG; this comes from the coding sequence ATGGATTCCGAAAAAATTGAAATTTTTGATACAACACTGAGAGATGGGGAGCAGGTTCCGGGATGTAAACTGAACACGGAACAAAAACTGATTATTGCTGAAAGGCTTGATGAGTTAGGGATTGATGTCATTGAAGCGGGATTCCCAATTTCCAGTCCGGGAGATTTTGAATCTGTTTCAGAAATTTCGAAACTGGTGAGAAAAGCTAAAGTATGCGGGCTGACAAGAGCAAATAAAAAAGATATTGATACCGCAGCGGAAGCACTGAAGTTTGCAAAAAGACCAAGAATACACACCGGAATCGGAACTTCCGATTCTCACATTAAATATAAATTCAACTCGACAAGAGAAGATATTATTGAAAGAGCAGCGGAAGCCGTAAAATATGCCAAAACTTATGTGGAGGATGTAGAATTTTATGCTGAAGATGCAGGCAGAACAGACAATGAATACCTGGCAAAGGTTTGTGAGGCAGTAATCAAAGCAGGAGCCACTGTTTTGAATATTCCTGATACCACAGGATATTGCCTGCCGGAAGAATATGGTCAGAAAATAAAGTATCTGAGAGAAAATGTAAAAGGAATTGAAAAAGCGGTGCTTTCATGCCATTGTCACAATGATCTTGGACTGGCTACTGCCAATTCTATTGCCGGCGCTATCAACGGAGCGCGTCAGATTGAATGTACCATCAACGGATTAGGAGAAAGAGCTGGCAATACAGCATTGGAAGAAGTCGTCATGATTTTAAAACAGCATAAAGATCTGAATCTGCATACCAATGTGAATTCCAGAATGCTGAATGAAATGAGTACAATGGTTTCCGAACTGATGGGAATGTCTGTACAGCCCAATAAAGCTATTGTAGGAGCCAATGCTTTTGCTCACAGCTCAGGAATTCATCAGGATGGCGTCATCAAAAACAGGGAAACTTATGAAATCATAGACCCTGCAGAAGTAGGAGTGAATGCTTCTTCAATTATTCTTACTGCCAGAAGCGGGCGCTCAGCATTGGCTTACCGTTTCAAGCATATCGGCTATGAGGTTACCAAGAATGAGCTTGATTTTCTGTATAAGGAATTTTTGAAAATCGCTGACCTTAAAAAAGAAATAGACAACGATGACCTAAGCATGATGATGGATTCCTTCAGCAGAAAAATAGGATAG
- the leuC gene encoding 3-isopropylmalate dehydratase large subunit — MNNSKKTLFDKVWDAHVVETIPDGPQIIYIDKHLIHEVTSPQAFAELESRNLEVFRPEQIVATADHNVPTLHQEQPIKDDLSRNQVEQLTENCKKNNIELFGLGHQYQGIVHIIAPELGITQPGMSIVCGDSHTSTHGAFGSIAFGIGTSQVAQVFASQCLLLNKPKSMRITVNGELNENVQSKDVILYIISKIGTDGGTGYFCEYAGNVFEDMSMEGRMTVCNMSIEMGARGGMIAPDETTFEYVQGRKFAPEGEEWEGKVEYWKTLKTDEGASFDKELSFDAADIYPMITYGTNPGMGISIREVIPAPQNESEEKALQYMGLEAGQTVNSIKVNYVFIGSCTNARIEDFRSAAQYIKGKSKSEAVKALIVPGSQQVVKQIYEEGLDKIFNDAGFQIRQPGCSACLAMNDDKIPEGEYCVSTSNRNFEGRQGQGSRTILASPLTAAKAAIEGKISAFESLN; from the coding sequence ATGAACAACAGTAAAAAAACACTTTTTGATAAAGTATGGGACGCTCACGTGGTAGAAACCATTCCTGACGGACCTCAGATTATTTATATAGACAAGCACCTTATCCATGAAGTAACCAGTCCTCAGGCCTTTGCAGAACTGGAATCCAGAAATCTGGAAGTATTCAGGCCGGAGCAGATTGTAGCTACTGCGGATCACAATGTACCTACTTTACATCAGGAACAACCCATTAAAGATGATCTTTCAAGAAATCAGGTAGAACAGCTTACAGAAAACTGTAAGAAAAACAATATTGAGCTTTTCGGATTGGGACATCAATATCAGGGAATCGTTCATATTATCGCTCCGGAATTAGGGATTACCCAGCCGGGAATGAGTATTGTATGTGGTGACAGCCACACGTCTACCCATGGAGCATTTGGTTCTATTGCCTTTGGGATTGGTACCAGTCAGGTGGCTCAGGTATTTGCCAGCCAATGTTTATTACTGAACAAGCCAAAATCAATGAGGATTACAGTCAATGGCGAATTGAATGAAAATGTTCAGTCCAAAGATGTGATTCTTTATATCATTTCAAAAATAGGAACTGATGGAGGAACGGGATATTTCTGTGAATACGCGGGTAATGTATTTGAAGATATGTCAATGGAAGGAAGGATGACCGTTTGTAATATGAGTATTGAAATGGGTGCCAGAGGCGGTATGATTGCTCCGGATGAAACCACTTTTGAATACGTGCAGGGAAGAAAATTCGCTCCGGAAGGAGAAGAATGGGAGGGAAAAGTAGAGTACTGGAAAACCTTAAAAACAGATGAAGGAGCTTCATTTGATAAAGAACTCAGTTTCGACGCAGCAGATATCTATCCGATGATTACTTATGGTACAAATCCGGGAATGGGTATTTCAATCCGTGAAGTTATTCCGGCTCCTCAAAACGAATCGGAAGAGAAAGCGTTACAATATATGGGACTTGAAGCCGGACAGACAGTGAACAGCATCAAGGTTAATTATGTTTTCATAGGAAGCTGTACCAATGCTAGAATAGAGGATTTTCGTTCTGCAGCCCAGTATATTAAGGGGAAAAGTAAATCAGAAGCGGTAAAAGCTCTGATTGTTCCCGGATCTCAACAGGTAGTTAAACAGATTTATGAGGAAGGATTGGATAAAATATTCAACGATGCAGGATTTCAGATCCGTCAGCCTGGATGTTCGGCGTGTCTGGCCATGAATGATGATAAAATTCCGGAAGGTGAATATTGTGTTTCCACTTCCAACAGAAACTTTGAAGGCAGACAGGGACAGGGTTCAAGAACTATTCTTGCCAGTCCTCTTACTGCAGCGAAAGCCGCAATAGAAGGCAAAATTTCAGCTTTTGAAAGTTTAAACTAA
- the leuD gene encoding 3-isopropylmalate dehydratase small subunit, producing the protein MQKLVILKSRAVPLPAENIDTDQIIPARFLKSIDRKGFGENLFRDWRFNIHTGEPNPDFVLNNPKFSGQILVAGNNFGCGSSREHAAWSLTDYGFKVIISSYFADIFKGNALNNGLLPVKVSEEFLKEILEGINENPDNEIAIDVELQSVSFKDTTETFEIDSYKKICLLNGYDDIDFLISRKQTITNFELKTQKTNEQQLF; encoded by the coding sequence ATGCAAAAATTAGTTATTTTAAAATCCCGCGCAGTTCCATTGCCGGCAGAAAATATAGATACAGACCAGATTATTCCGGCAAGATTCCTGAAAAGTATAGACAGAAAAGGTTTTGGAGAAAATCTTTTCAGAGACTGGAGATTCAATATCCATACAGGAGAACCTAATCCGGATTTTGTTTTAAACAATCCTAAATTCAGTGGCCAGATTTTGGTTGCAGGAAATAATTTCGGGTGTGGAAGCAGCCGTGAACACGCAGCCTGGTCTTTGACAGATTATGGGTTTAAAGTAATTATTTCCAGTTATTTCGCTGATATTTTCAAAGGAAATGCTTTAAATAACGGACTTCTTCCGGTAAAAGTTTCTGAAGAGTTTTTAAAAGAAATTTTAGAAGGAATCAATGAAAATCCTGACAATGAGATTGCAATTGATGTGGAATTGCAATCAGTAAGCTTTAAAGATACAACGGAGACTTTTGAGATAGACTCTTATAAAAAAATATGTCTGTTGAACGGCTATGACGATATTGATTTTTTAATCAGCAGAAAACAGACCATCACAAATTTTGAATTAAAGACACAAAAAACAAATGAGCAACAATTATTTTAA